The window ACCGCCTCCAGCCGTGCCACCGCCGTCCCCAGCGCCTGCCGGGCGCGAACCGCCGCGACCTCCACCTCCGCGAGCGTGAGCTGGGAGGCCTGCAGATCGAGAATCGTCGAGGCGCCGAGCTGATAGCGCTCCTCCTGCACCCGCAGGTCTTCCCGCGCCAGATTGACGGCGCGGTCCGAGATCGCGACGCGCCGCTCCGCTGCCGTGATGTCCTGCAGGGCTGACTCGACCGCGACGCGGGCCGCGATTGCCGCGTCCAGCGCGCGTGCCCGCGCCAGGCGCTCGCCGGCCGCCGCGCGCTGCAGCGCCGCCTCGCGCTGGAAGCCGTTGAACAGCGGGAGCGTGGCAAACACGCGCACGCTCCAGCTCTGCTGGTCGGGCGGGAACCGGAACGCGAACCAGTCGTAGCCGCCGGACAGCCGGACGGAGGGCAGGTAGGGCGTGTAGCTCGCCAGCCGTTCCGCACGGCGACTTCGCAGCGTGGCCTCCGCCGCCACCACCGCGGGCGAGGCGCGCACCGCGCGCGCGACCAGTTGATCAGTCGGCGGCAGGGCTGGCGCCCGCTCGGGCAGTGAAGCCGCCGCCGGCTGTGCCGCGCCCGCCACGCCCACCTGGCGCCCCAGCTCGAGCTCTGCAGTGCGCAGCGCCGCCTCCGTCTCGATTACGGCCAGCTCGGCATTGCCCACCTCGAGCTCGGCGCGCAGTACGTCCGATGCCGTGGCCGTTCCCACTTCGAGCCGCGTCTCGGCGAACTCGAGCTGCTGGCGCGCCCGCTCGAAGCGCTGTGCCGCCGCCCGCACCAGATCCGCCGCCGCGGCCGCGTCGTAGAACGCCGCCGTGGTACGCAGGATGGTCTGGAAGCGCTGCGCACGGTACTGCGCGTCCGCCGCCGCCACTTCCGCCGAGGCCGCCCGATGCTGCAGCAGCCGCCGCCCACCCGAGAACAGCTCGTAACTGCCCGCTGCCTGGGCGGTGTAGCTCTCCGAGACCAGCCGCCCCGTCGACTGGTCGAAGCGCTGGTTGCTCGAGTTGCCGTACGCCGAGCTGAGGGTCAGTGTGGGCAGCCACGCGCCCCGGGCCTGAAGCAGCCCAGCCTCCGCCGTGGCCACTGCCGCCTCTGCGGCCACGGCCGCCGGGTCGTGCGCCAGCGCCATGCGGATCGCCTCGGCCAGCGTGACCACGGCCGGCACAGCCGATTGCTGCGCGGACGCCCCCGGCGAGGAGACAAAGATCGCCGCGCCGGCCATAGCCGCCAGGCCGACGGGCCGCACCCTGCGGTAGCTCTTCATGGCTGGGAAAGTAACAGGTCCTGCCCCTGCGCCAAGCGCGCGCTCGCGGAAAGCTGGCCGGAGCGGCAGCCGGCTGAGGTCCATGATAATCAACTAAATCTTAACGCAGACGCGCACCGCCGTCACTTCGTTAAAGGCGCGCCGCCGGAAAGCCGAAGTGTGGTCCCCCAGGGATCCCTTGCCAGCCAGCCATGCGCCGCGCGCTCCACGGGGTGCCCCGCCTCTCGAAGGCGTGCCGCCGCGGCCTCCGCCTGCTCGGGCCGCGGCACGACGATCTCCCAA is drawn from Gemmatimonadota bacterium and contains these coding sequences:
- a CDS encoding TolC family protein encodes the protein MKSYRRVRPVGLAAMAGAAIFVSSPGASAQQSAVPAVVTLAEAIRMALAHDPAAVAAEAAVATAEAGLLQARGAWLPTLTLSSAYGNSSNQRFDQSTGRLVSESYTAQAAGSYELFSGGRRLLQHRAASAEVAAADAQYRAQRFQTILRTTAAFYDAAAAADLVRAAAQRFERARQQLEFAETRLEVGTATASDVLRAELEVGNAELAVIETEAALRTAELELGRQVGVAGAAQPAAASLPERAPALPPTDQLVARAVRASPAVVAAEATLRSRRAERLASYTPYLPSVRLSGGYDWFAFRFPPDQQSWSVRVFATLPLFNGFQREAALQRAAAGERLARARALDAAIAARVAVESALQDITAAERRVAISDRAVNLAREDLRVQEERYQLGASTILDLQASQLTLAEVEVAAVRARQALGTAVARLEAVLGEAVGGGQGE